AAATGTGCAAACTGATAAATTTGCGAGCGACATCACGTCATTTCATGATTTTAAAAACACACTAAACGGCTACAAAAATGCATAAATGTGCAAAATAGTGAGACTCACATCACAAAATCCTATGACGTTAAGCACATTCAGCTTCAATAAATCGATGCCACAATCACTAAAAAACCTCATTTCAAGCCGCTATTTTTATCTGTCTTGAATCACATCTTTAATTGCTCCATTGCTTATTGTTACCACATCAAGTTGCTAACCCATTTTTACTAGCAACTCAAAACCCCCAACACTAGAGATTGGGAATAATAAAATAACGATGAGTAAAGGGTGATTATTATGAGCATAAACAGACGTCAAGCATTGACACAAATTATTGGTTTAAGCACTGCAGCAGCTGGGGCAACGTTATTAGGCACATCTGCATTTGCTGCCACAGACGCAGATGGCAACTACCGTTTAGAACTTGGTGAAAAACTTAAATATGCGCCACTTGATGCGATGCAAACAGCAAAACTTGCCTATGAAACGGGTGGCGGTTGTATGCACCAAGTATTTCACGCCATTGTGACTATGCTAGCGGCATCTGGCAGCGTAGACGCCAGTAAGTTTGCCACTATCCCTACCGCATTAGCAGGTTATGGTTGGGCAGGCGTAGTTGGCCAGGGAACATTATGTGGCAACCTTAATGCTGCCGGTATGTTGATTAATTTCCTTGACGATATTAATGGTCAAAACAGCGCCATTATTGGTGCATCGTTCCGTTACTACGAAACCAACGATTTACCGTTATCATCTGCTGAGTTCATTGCGGGGATTGGTTCTACAGCCGATAAATCACTCGAAGTAGGTAAAACCTCTATTGCCAACAGCCCACTGTGCCATTCATCTATTAGTAATTGGTCTGCGGCATCTGGAAAGCCTTTTGCATTAAAAGGTGAACGTTGCAAACGCCTCTCTGCCAGCATGGCTTTTTATATTGTTGATTTACTCAATCGTGCCTATGGCGGTGAAGATATTTCAGTATTAGCAGAAGCAAAACCGTCTGTAGAAGCGCAAGCATGTCAGTCTTGTCATGGCGTTACCGAAACTATGGGCTCTGCAGCCAGCGTGAAAACAGATATGGAATGTACCACTTGTCACACAGGGCATTACAATTAAGGAGCGCATCATGAAGGTTAAATATCTTAGCGCCATATTAGCGAGTTCATTGTTAATCTTTGGCTGTAATAGCGACAATGATGACGAAGTTGTCACTGAGCCACCGGTGGTAGTTATTCCCCCTGTTGTTGTGCCACCAGTAGTCGTTGTACCGCCTGTTGTTGATGGCGTGAGTATTGATGATGCCAGCACTGTGGTGGTTAAACTCGACACATTTGACTCGACCACTGGCGCACTATCATTCACCGTTGCCAATAGCGAAGGTGAAGCGCTGACTAACGTAGCCGATTACGATATTGTGTATTTTGGTTTTCCTGACCCAGCCTCACCGTCCATAAAGCCTAAGGCTTGGAAACGTTGGCATGTCACTCAAAACTATCAATGTGATAGTACAGCCACTGACAGCTGTACAGGCACATTAGAAGCGACAGATACTGCGGGAAAATATACTTTTAATGTGAGCGATCTCGACTTACAAAGTAAAGCATCGGCAAATGCTGAAATGATTTATAAGGTTGCGGTCCAAATTAAGGGCGCGCTTGCCAGTAATGAAATTGAGTTGATTGACCCTAGCAATTAATCATCATTCAGCCTCCCCCCGGCTAATGGCGAGAGAAGACCACTTGTGCTCATTAGCTTCAGGCTATTTGTCGCAGTATTACACTGCGGCTCTTTTTATCATTTTCGCAGCACGGCTTGAATATACAAAACTGGGTATGCACCGCTTAGATAAACAGTTTAACGCTGTACAGCTGTGAATATTGAAAACAAAAAAAGGGTTTCAGCAGCACTGAAACCCTTTTTTATTCAACACTGGCTACTGATAAATTTAACGAAGCTGTTGCATTAAGTATGCGTAAACCATTGAACTTAACTCGGCGGCCTGGGTATTGTCTGCCGCGCCAGCATGGCCACCTTCAATGTTCTCAAAATACAACACATCTATGCCCATGTCTTCCATTTTCGCCACCATTTTACGCGCATGCGCTGGGTGTACACGGTCATCACGAGTTGACGTGGTAAAGAACACTTTAGGGTATTTAACCCCTTGTTTTAAATTGTGATATGGCGAATAGGTTTTAATGTATGCCCACTCTTCTTCGATATCAGGATTACCGTATTCGCCCATCCAACTGGCACCAGCCAATAACTTGTTATAGCGCTTCATGTCCAACAATGGCACCTGGCACACTACAGCGTTATACAGTTCAGGACGACGAGTAAATGCAGCACCCATTAACAAACCACCGTTACTACCACCTTGAATACCAAGATGTTTGCTTGACGTAATTTTGCGCGCAATTAAGTCTTCGGCAATGGCTTCAAAGTCTTCATACGCTTTATGACGATGTTGCTTTAACGCTGCTTGATGCCAAGCTGGGCCGTACTCTCCACCACCGCGAATGTTAGCCAGTACATAAACACCGCCCTGCTCTAACCAGTTTTTACCAATAGTGGCCGAATAGGCTGGTAAGCGCGATACTTCAAAACCGCCATAACCATAAAGTAATGTTGGGTTACTGCTATCGAGTTTAATGTCTTTAGCCATCACTACAAAATAAGGCACTTTTGTGCCGTCTTTTGACGTAACAAAGTACTGTTTCGTGACAAACTTATCGGCGCTAAATTGTTGCGGCATGGCTTTAATTTTATCGGCTTTTAAGCTGGCACCATTTAAGCGATATAAACTGGCTGGTTCTAAAAAGCTGGTGTAATTAACAAAAAAATCATCACTATCACGTTCAACATCAAACACACTTAAGGTGCCATTGGCTTCAAATGGCACAGGTTTGCTTTGCCACTCACCTTTATCGTTTTGCATGTATCGTACAAGTTTGCTTTTTACATCATCTAGCCAAGTGACAAAAATGGCATTCTGGCTAAATGCGACTTGTGAAATAGAAGCATGCTTCGTTGGCGATACCAGTTCACTAAACTCAGGTTTTTGCGCAATGAGTTTATCAACAGGTGTATAAACAATGGCGCCTTGTTTGAAAGTCCCTTTGGGGGTAACTAAATCGCTTTTTAGCTCGATATATAGCTGACCTTTAAAGTAACCTTTTAAATCGGCATCTTCAGGAATAGGCAGCGACACTAACTTACTATCTTGATAAACATAATGTTTAGCGGTGTAGAAGGTTAAACTTTCGGTGACGATATTCAGCGGTGTTTTATCATCAAACATCACATAACCCGACACGGCAACGGAGGCTTTATCGCCTCTAAACACTAATTTGGCTGCAGACAACGGTGTGCCACGTTTCCACAATTTAACCACGCTTGGATAGCCTGAATCCGTCATGCTTTGTGCATCACCAAAATCAGTTCCGACAAACACGGTATCTTTATCAATCCAGCTTAACCTTGACTTAGCTTCAGCCAATACGAATGGCTTTTGGGTGCTGTCAACAAACGCTTTTGCGGTTAAATTAAATTCACGCACCTCAGCGGCATCTGCCCCCCCACGTGACAACGACACAAAGCAGCGCTCGTTTTGTGGGTATTGACATTCAATGCCTTTAAACACCCAATTAACCCCCTCGGCTTTGCCAAGGGCATCGATATCAAGCACAGTTTCCCAGTTGGGTTCAGCCTTAGCATATTCCGCCAGTGTGGTACGACGATAAATCCCACGCTCGTGGGTTTCGTCTTTCCAAAAATTATACAAATAATCGCCAATACGAGTGGCATAAGGAATACGGGCTTTATCGTTTAAAATCTCTAGGCTGTTTGACACCAAGTTATCAAAGCCTGAGTAAGCCTTAATGTGAGTTGCAGATACGGCATTTTGCTGCTTAACCCACGCCAGCGGCTTGGCGCCTTCAACATCTTCTAACCAAATATATTTGTCTTCTTCTGCATTAACTGGTGTTGCCATTGTCATCGCACTCGCTATACATAGGGGTATGATTCGCTTAAGCATTAAAAATTTCCTTTTTGTTATTTGCTCGCGGCATTTTACTAGCATGCATCTACTTTATAGGATCCATGTAGATGTTCAATCGATAAGGAGAGCAAACTGTAACAGGCAAGCCCCATAACAGAGCAAATTATTGCTAGATTATCATGCCAATTTGGTCGACTAAGCAGGTATAATGTCGCGCTAAACATTGTTCTACCCATTCAAACAAATAAATACAGGCACCAACATGGCCAAAACCGCAGCAGCATTACATATATTAGTTAAACATCAGACTCAGGCTGAAGACATCATCAAGCAGCTTAATAATGGTGCTAAATTTGATGTATTAGCCAAAAAGCACTCTAGCTGTCCTTCGGCCAAAAGCGGCGGTAATTTGGGCGAGTTTAAAAAGGGGCAAATGGTGCCACCATTCGATAAAGTCTGTTTCAACGGCGAGCTCATTACGCCACACCTCGTCAAAACTAAATTTGGCTGGCATGTGGTGAAGGTACTTTATCGCACCTAGCAATAGTCGGTCTGAGGAATAGCGCGTCGACAATAGTCGCGCTTAGAATCAATCACACATAAGATGAATGAGTCCAGAGCAGTCTAGCGATAAGATAAGAGGTGAACGGTTTTCATCCGTGATATTTCAAGGCGAAAGTGGGCTTGATATCAACGCCCACTTTTCAAAACACCAACGACTTACAATATTTACTTGCGCAGTTTGATCGACAACTCTCCATCACGAATTTGAATATCATCTACACCATCAGCAAAAGCATTCCAAAAGCCACGATCGCCAAACTCACCGACCAAATTGACGTTTTTCATGTTTCCTAGCCACGCATTCGGAATAGGCACGCCCATTAAGCTCACGCCAACTAGCGCAACAACTGGACGACGATTAGCATCAAGATGAATATCAAGCCCAGTATTCACGCGTAAAATCTCCCCAGCCATAATCGGAAAGTCGTCTGGGATCGGGATAAGCATTTTGGCACTGGCTAAGTTATCAGAAAAATCAATCGCTACACGCCGAGCAAAATCAGGATTACGGCCAATCATCGAATTCACTTCTTTCTCACTAAATGTCACTTGCCGATCAGCGTCAAACTCACGATACGCTTCAGGGGTTAACTCATCACTATTTTCACTAGCACTATCAGCTGCACGGGAATCACCACTTGATGCTGTAACCGTTGAGCGAGGTTCAACTTGCCAACCTAACCGAGTCAGTTTTTGATCCAATTGTTGCTCTTCTTTAGCATTTAAGCTAACCGGGGTGAGCGGTGACGGAAAGATATAAGTGCGGATAATAAAAAATGTCAGCCCTGCTGTAACAAGCATTGTTGCTGCAATAATCAGTAACAGTTTGGCTCCAGAGGCGCCAGTTTGCCGACTGCGCGGTATAGCCATATTTGTCATTAACGCTTGCATTCTATCCCTTCACAGATGTTTTTGATGATTTCATAGTACTGGCGGCTGACTGTAAAGGACAGTAAAACTCGTCATTAAGTCAACTTGAGCTGACATTTCCAGTGAATATTTAGCTGAAAGCTTAAGGGGAATACCCCGTTGATAGCTCTATGTTAAGCCGATGATATCGTATTAACCAAACAACCAAGCTCCACCTTTGATCAACAGACAAACCCCTGCACCCATCATAAATAAATAGCCAAAAATAAAACCAACGGCCCCACTAGAAGGACCGGTCCCATCTAAGCGAATAATTATTCCACTGATATAAAACAAGATAAAAAAGTTTAGCATCATACTCAACATAAAATAGTCGCCCATGACGGGAAGCGCGCCACCGATAACACTACAAATGAGTAGCAAAAAGTCGCTAAATTTTTCTTTGGTTATATATTTTTTCTCTAAGACTCGGACAAAAAATACCACCAGCATAATCGCTAAATAAAGCAGTGAAATTGATAATGCGGAGTACATTCCTTGTTGTATTGTTACCGCCGTAACGTCTGGTGTTACAGCGATGTCTGGACTTGAGTCTGTAAACAAACTTGCAATAAAATGACCTATGCCGAATATTATCAACCACGCAATACCGAATGAGATGAGATCATCTCGAACAATAGGATGACTTGCCTTATGATTAACCATTTTGGCCAATAGCAGACCGAATAACGTGACTGCAGCCAGTAAACTTA
The nucleotide sequence above comes from Shewanella sp. Arc9-LZ. Encoded proteins:
- a CDS encoding cytochrome C; its protein translation is MSINRRQALTQIIGLSTAAAGATLLGTSAFAATDADGNYRLELGEKLKYAPLDAMQTAKLAYETGGGCMHQVFHAIVTMLAASGSVDASKFATIPTALAGYGWAGVVGQGTLCGNLNAAGMLINFLDDINGQNSAIIGASFRYYETNDLPLSSAEFIAGIGSTADKSLEVGKTSIANSPLCHSSISNWSAASGKPFALKGERCKRLSASMAFYIVDLLNRAYGGEDISVLAEAKPSVEAQACQSCHGVTETMGSAASVKTDMECTTCHTGHYN
- a CDS encoding prolyl oligopeptidase family protein; translation: MLKRIIPLCIASAMTMATPVNAEEDKYIWLEDVEGAKPLAWVKQQNAVSATHIKAYSGFDNLVSNSLEILNDKARIPYATRIGDYLYNFWKDETHERGIYRRTTLAEYAKAEPNWETVLDIDALGKAEGVNWVFKGIECQYPQNERCFVSLSRGGADAAEVREFNLTAKAFVDSTQKPFVLAEAKSRLSWIDKDTVFVGTDFGDAQSMTDSGYPSVVKLWKRGTPLSAAKLVFRGDKASVAVSGYVMFDDKTPLNIVTESLTFYTAKHYVYQDSKLVSLPIPEDADLKGYFKGQLYIELKSDLVTPKGTFKQGAIVYTPVDKLIAQKPEFSELVSPTKHASISQVAFSQNAIFVTWLDDVKSKLVRYMQNDKGEWQSKPVPFEANGTLSVFDVERDSDDFFVNYTSFLEPASLYRLNGASLKADKIKAMPQQFSADKFVTKQYFVTSKDGTKVPYFVVMAKDIKLDSSNPTLLYGYGGFEVSRLPAYSATIGKNWLEQGGVYVLANIRGGGEYGPAWHQAALKQHRHKAYEDFEAIAEDLIARKITSSKHLGIQGGSNGGLLMGAAFTRRPELYNAVVCQVPLLDMKRYNKLLAGASWMGEYGNPDIEEEWAYIKTYSPYHNLKQGVKYPKVFFTTSTRDDRVHPAHARKMVAKMEDMGIDVLYFENIEGGHAGAADNTQAAELSSMVYAYLMQQLR
- a CDS encoding peptidylprolyl isomerase, with the translated sequence MAKTAAALHILVKHQTQAEDIIKQLNNGAKFDVLAKKHSSCPSAKSGGNLGEFKKGQMVPPFDKVCFNGELITPHLVKTKFGWHVVKVLYRT
- a CDS encoding arginine N-succinyltransferase: MQALMTNMAIPRSRQTGASGAKLLLIIAATMLVTAGLTFFIIRTYIFPSPLTPVSLNAKEEQQLDQKLTRLGWQVEPRSTVTASSGDSRAADSASENSDELTPEAYREFDADRQVTFSEKEVNSMIGRNPDFARRVAIDFSDNLASAKMLIPIPDDFPIMAGEILRVNTGLDIHLDANRRPVVALVGVSLMGVPIPNAWLGNMKNVNLVGEFGDRGFWNAFADGVDDIQIRDGELSIKLRK